A stretch of the Conexibacter woesei Iso977N genome encodes the following:
- a CDS encoding SGNH/GDSL hydrolase family protein: MRSTHAGRRLVAAVIMVCALGGWVAASALADNYVALGDSYSAGTGTRDYSINSSCNRGPYAYPELIRRDRPNTTLTAFVACSGAKTSDVLANQVQSLSTSTNIVTITIGGNDAGFSSVITRCAEPLVSCSSDVTNANNYIRNTLPGNLNSVYSQIRTRAPNARVIVLGYPRLFMNVDCNAGTFFSSDEMTRLNATADLMKTTIAGRAAAYGFTFKDAIPAFTGHAVCSSSEWLNGLSNPISDSYHPNRDGHRLGYEALVRSVIG; this comes from the coding sequence ATGCGTTCCACGCACGCTGGGCGGCGGCTGGTCGCTGCCGTCATCATGGTCTGCGCGCTGGGCGGCTGGGTCGCCGCATCGGCGTTGGCGGACAACTACGTCGCGCTCGGCGACAGCTACTCGGCGGGCACGGGAACCCGTGACTACTCGATCAACTCGAGTTGCAACCGGGGTCCGTACGCCTATCCGGAGCTGATCAGGAGGGATCGGCCGAACACGACGCTGACCGCGTTCGTCGCGTGCTCCGGCGCGAAGACGAGCGACGTCCTGGCCAACCAGGTGCAGTCGCTGAGCACGTCCACCAACATCGTGACGATCACGATCGGCGGCAACGACGCCGGGTTCTCGAGCGTCATCACGAGGTGCGCGGAGCCGCTGGTGTCGTGCAGCAGCGACGTCACCAACGCGAACAACTACATCAGGAACACGTTGCCGGGCAACCTCAACAGCGTGTACTCGCAGATCAGGACGCGGGCGCCCAACGCGAGGGTCATCGTGCTCGGCTACCCGCGCCTGTTCATGAACGTCGACTGCAACGCGGGCACGTTCTTCTCGAGCGACGAGATGACGAGGCTCAACGCGACGGCCGACCTGATGAAGACGACGATCGCGGGGCGTGCGGCCGCCTACGGGTTCACGTTCAAGGACGCGATCCCGGCGTTCACGGGGCATGCCGTCTGCTCGTCGAGCGAGTGGCTGAACGGTCTCTCCAACCCGATCAGCGACTCCTACCACCCCAACCGGGATGGTCATCGCCTCGGCTACGAGGCGCTCGTACGGAGCGTCATCGGCTAG
- the rsfS gene encoding ribosome silencing factor yields MTPERLAQLAASYAADKKAIDLTVLDLRGVSSYTDFFVVCSGNTDRQTKAIHDAIHEGLKKDHGQLPRRVEGTGEARWILMDYFDIVVHVFVPEVREFYRLEQLWGDVPRLDVELEDVPQR; encoded by the coding sequence ATGACCCCGGAGCGCCTCGCCCAGCTCGCCGCCAGCTATGCGGCCGACAAGAAGGCGATCGACCTGACCGTGCTCGACCTGCGCGGCGTGTCGTCCTACACGGACTTCTTCGTCGTGTGCTCGGGCAACACCGACCGCCAGACGAAGGCGATCCACGACGCGATCCACGAGGGCCTGAAGAAGGACCACGGCCAGCTGCCGCGCCGCGTCGAGGGCACCGGCGAGGCCCGCTGGATCCTGATGGACTACTTCGACATCGTGGTCCACGTCTTCGTGCCCGAGGTCCGCGAGTTCTACCGCCTCGAGCAGCTCTGGGGCGACGTGCCGCGCCTGGACGTCGAGCTGGAGGACGTCCCGCAGCGCTAG
- the nadD gene encoding nicotinate-nucleotide adenylyltransferase → MRLGLLGGTFNPPHLAHLLAAQEAHDQLGLDRVLLIPNANPPHKQVVGDPGPAARLALCRLAIGDDERFEVSELEVAREGPSYTADTLRALHETSPGAELTFIVGGDMATSFPTWHEPAEVVRLARLAVAEREGTPRADILERLATIPGAVERVDFFDLPRMDISSSLVRRRVAAGHPIRYLVPDPVAEYIAQHGLYRSPAGIPSSA, encoded by the coding sequence ATGCGCCTGGGCCTCCTCGGCGGCACGTTCAACCCGCCGCACCTCGCCCATCTGCTGGCCGCGCAGGAGGCGCACGACCAGCTCGGCCTGGATCGCGTCCTGCTGATCCCGAACGCCAACCCGCCGCACAAGCAGGTCGTCGGCGACCCCGGTCCCGCGGCGCGTCTCGCCTTGTGCCGGCTGGCGATCGGGGACGACGAGCGCTTCGAGGTCAGCGAGCTGGAGGTCGCCCGCGAGGGACCGTCCTACACGGCCGATACGCTGCGCGCACTCCATGAGACGAGTCCAGGAGCGGAGCTGACGTTCATCGTGGGAGGGGACATGGCCACGAGCTTCCCCACCTGGCATGAACCTGCCGAGGTCGTGCGGCTGGCACGACTGGCCGTTGCGGAGCGCGAAGGCACTCCGCGGGCCGATATCCTGGAACGGCTGGCGACGATCCCCGGCGCCGTCGAGCGGGTCGATTTCTTCGATCTGCCCCGCATGGACATCTCGTCCTCGCTGGTTCGGCGGCGTGTGGCCGCCGGACATCCGATCCGGTACTTGGTCCCCGATCCGGTGGCCGAGTACATCGCGCAGCACGGGCTCTACCGGAGCCCGGCGGGTATCCCATCATCAGCATGA
- a CDS encoding glutamate-5-semialdehyde dehydrogenase encodes MAIATPSVTDICRAARTASRRLATLPTNEKDAALHAIADALLARTPEIVEANARDLEAGRENDLSAALLDRLMLDDARIAAIAAQVRDIAALPDPVGEVIDGFRLPNGLDVAKTRTPLGVVAVVYEARPNVTIDAAALCLKSGNAIVLRGSSSAQHSNAILASIAAEHAPEGAIGLVAGGGREELADLATQDDYVDLIIPRGGEGLKRALTAVATVPMIFAASGNCHVYVDAGADLDMARDIIVNAKTQRPGVCNAAETLLVHRDVAPDFLPAALEALRGAGVELRGDDGVREIDNTVAPASQEDWDTEFLALVLAVGVVDSVDEAIDHVNRHGSGHSEAIVTRSYASARAFELGVDAACVYVNASTRFTDGGEFGFGAEIGNSTQKLHARGPIGLRELCSFKYVVRGAGHVR; translated from the coding sequence ATGGCCATCGCCACGCCTTCGGTCACCGACATCTGCCGCGCCGCGCGGACCGCTTCGCGCCGCCTGGCGACGCTGCCGACCAACGAGAAGGACGCGGCGCTGCACGCGATCGCCGACGCGCTCCTGGCCCGGACGCCGGAGATCGTCGAGGCCAACGCGCGCGACCTCGAGGCCGGGCGCGAGAACGACCTCTCCGCCGCGCTGCTCGACCGCCTGATGCTCGACGACGCGCGGATCGCCGCGATCGCCGCGCAGGTCCGGGACATCGCCGCGCTGCCCGACCCGGTCGGCGAGGTCATCGACGGCTTCCGCCTCCCGAACGGCCTCGACGTCGCCAAGACGCGCACGCCGCTCGGCGTCGTCGCGGTCGTCTACGAGGCGCGCCCGAACGTCACGATCGACGCCGCCGCGCTGTGCCTGAAGTCGGGCAACGCGATCGTCCTGCGCGGGTCGTCATCCGCGCAGCACTCCAACGCGATCCTCGCGTCGATCGCCGCCGAGCACGCGCCGGAGGGCGCGATCGGCCTCGTCGCCGGCGGTGGCCGCGAGGAGCTGGCCGACCTCGCCACGCAGGACGACTACGTCGACCTGATCATCCCGCGCGGGGGCGAGGGCCTGAAGAGGGCGCTGACCGCGGTCGCGACGGTCCCGATGATCTTCGCCGCGTCCGGCAACTGCCATGTCTACGTGGACGCCGGCGCGGACCTCGACATGGCGCGCGACATCATCGTCAACGCCAAGACCCAGCGCCCCGGCGTCTGCAACGCGGCCGAGACGCTGCTCGTCCACCGCGACGTCGCGCCGGACTTCCTGCCCGCCGCGCTGGAGGCGCTGCGCGGCGCGGGCGTCGAGCTGCGCGGCGACGACGGCGTCCGGGAGATCGACAACACCGTCGCGCCCGCCTCCCAGGAGGACTGGGACACCGAGTTCCTCGCGCTCGTCCTCGCGGTCGGCGTCGTCGACTCCGTCGACGAGGCGATCGACCACGTCAACCGCCACGGCTCCGGCCACTCCGAGGCGATCGTCACGCGCTCCTACGCGAGCGCCCGCGCGTTCGAGCTCGGCGTGGACGCCGCCTGCGTCTACGTCAACGCGTCCACGCGCTTCACCGACGGCGGCGAGTTCGGCTTCGGCGCCGAGATCGGCAACTCGACCCAGAAGCTCCACGCGCGCGGACCGATCGGGCTGCGCGAGCTGTGCTCGTTCAAGTACGTCGTGCGGGGCGCCGGCCACGTCCGCTAG
- a CDS encoding glycoside hydrolase family 15 protein: protein MSGLSRLLAALLLAMTIASTAAAAPAPGGPGRDDGYLGSDKTGVVTATGTQSKVWATVQRNGGLGEVYWPDLATPASRSLRFVVRDVRTGAVAGGSAETRQVDPKSLTFAQTQTGDGWRLTTTYTTDATRDAVLAAVHFSTRQAKRFEVYAIYEPALNDTRTDDSARSAGADLVATDAQTGASDLTAQPAFTKTTNNFRPTADGDIINNAYDSAGPGAVVQAGRLSFGRLGVATLALGFGADASAAQQTAHAALRTPFLLTLARYAAGWRAYLNHLKNPPASLRTAQERQLYTTSIMVLAASEDKTHRGAYVASPTMPWRWAALVPSGPYHLVWSRDLYQIATGLIAAGDTAGANRALDWLFNTQQKPDGSFPQNSKPDGTPVWTGLQMDEVAFPMILAHQLGRTDAGTWAHVRRAADFLINYRDPTTGHTAPWSPMERWENQDGYSPATIASEIAGLVCAAQLARANGDEDSATKYLNTADAWQARVKAWTLTTTGPYSTQPYFLRLTKDGNPDAGTTYSTGDGGPSAADQRTVVDPSFLDLVRLGVLPATDPDIVNTEQVVDQQLGFQTARGFFWHRAKFDGYGEFRDGSPWDFDQRPDSRTTIGRAWPLLNGERGEAQIAAGDPAGAASQLTAMTNAASPSGMLPEQVWDDNPPSGQPGFEPGTPTLSATPLAWTHAQYLRLAWDLQDGRVSETPDVVAARYARTK from the coding sequence ATGTCCGGCCTGTCCCGCCTGCTCGCTGCCCTGTTGCTCGCCATGACGATCGCCTCGACCGCGGCCGCGGCGCCCGCGCCCGGAGGGCCGGGCAGGGACGATGGGTACCTCGGCTCCGACAAGACCGGCGTCGTGACCGCGACCGGGACGCAGAGCAAGGTCTGGGCGACGGTCCAGAGGAACGGCGGGCTCGGCGAGGTCTACTGGCCGGACCTCGCGACGCCGGCGTCGCGGTCGCTGCGCTTCGTCGTGCGCGATGTCAGGACCGGCGCGGTCGCCGGCGGCAGCGCCGAGACGCGGCAGGTCGACCCGAAGTCCTTGACGTTCGCCCAGACCCAGACCGGCGACGGCTGGAGGCTCACGACGACCTACACCACCGACGCGACGCGCGACGCGGTGCTCGCGGCGGTGCACTTCAGCACGCGGCAGGCCAAGCGCTTCGAGGTGTACGCCATCTACGAGCCGGCGCTGAACGACACCAGGACCGACGACTCCGCGCGCTCGGCCGGCGCCGACCTGGTCGCGACCGACGCGCAGACGGGCGCCTCTGACCTCACCGCGCAGCCCGCGTTCACCAAGACCACCAACAACTTCCGCCCCACCGCCGACGGCGACATCATCAACAACGCCTACGACTCCGCCGGGCCGGGCGCGGTCGTCCAGGCGGGGCGGCTGAGCTTCGGCCGCCTCGGCGTCGCGACGCTCGCGCTCGGCTTCGGCGCCGACGCGTCCGCCGCCCAGCAGACCGCCCACGCGGCGCTGCGCACGCCGTTCCTGCTGACGCTCGCGCGCTACGCCGCGGGCTGGCGCGCCTACCTCAACCACCTCAAGAACCCGCCCGCGTCGTTGAGGACGGCGCAGGAGCGGCAGTTGTACACCACCTCGATCATGGTCCTCGCCGCCTCCGAGGACAAGACGCACCGTGGCGCCTACGTCGCCTCCCCCACGATGCCGTGGAGGTGGGCCGCGCTCGTCCCGTCCGGCCCGTACCACCTGGTCTGGTCGCGCGACCTCTACCAGATCGCCACCGGCCTGATCGCGGCCGGCGACACCGCGGGCGCCAACCGCGCGCTGGACTGGCTGTTCAACACCCAGCAGAAGCCCGACGGCTCGTTCCCGCAGAACTCCAAGCCCGATGGGACGCCGGTCTGGACCGGCCTGCAGATGGACGAGGTCGCGTTCCCGATGATCCTCGCCCACCAGCTCGGCCGCACCGACGCGGGCACGTGGGCGCACGTCCGGCGCGCCGCGGACTTCCTCATCAACTACAGGGATCCCACGACCGGCCACACCGCGCCGTGGTCGCCGATGGAGCGCTGGGAGAACCAGGACGGCTACTCGCCGGCGACGATCGCGTCGGAGATCGCGGGCCTCGTCTGCGCCGCGCAGCTCGCGAGGGCCAACGGCGACGAGGACAGCGCGACCAAGTACCTCAACACGGCCGACGCCTGGCAGGCCAGGGTCAAGGCCTGGACGTTGACAACCACCGGCCCCTACAGCACGCAGCCGTACTTCCTGCGGTTGACCAAGGACGGCAACCCTGACGCCGGGACGACCTACTCGACCGGCGACGGCGGCCCGTCCGCGGCCGATCAGCGCACGGTCGTCGACCCGTCGTTCCTGGACCTCGTCCGCCTCGGCGTCCTGCCCGCGACCGACCCCGACATCGTCAACACCGAGCAAGTTGTGGATCAACAGCTCGGCTTCCAGACCGCGCGCGGGTTCTTCTGGCACCGCGCGAAGTTCGACGGCTACGGCGAGTTCCGCGACGGCTCGCCGTGGGACTTCGACCAGAGGCCGGACTCCCGGACGACGATCGGCCGCGCGTGGCCGCTGCTCAACGGCGAGCGCGGCGAGGCGCAGATCGCGGCCGGCGACCCGGCGGGCGCGGCGTCGCAGCTGACCGCGATGACCAACGCGGCGTCGCCGTCCGGGATGCTCCCCGAGCAGGTCTGGGACGACAACCCGCCCTCGGGCCAGCCCGGCTTCGAGCCCGGGACGCCGACGCTGTCGGCCACCCCGCTGGCCTGGACCCACGCGCAGTACCTGCGCCTGGCGTGGGACCTCCAGGACGGCCGCGTCAGCGAGACGCCGGACGTCGTCGCGGCGCGTTACGCCAGGACGAAGTAG
- the proB gene encoding glutamate 5-kinase — MARYVIKLGSGITASDDGALRADVLAAICDEVAARRRAGDDVVVVSSGAIVRGLDTMGIAGRPSAIEDLQAASAIGQGRLFRFYDELLAARGTTAAQVLLTFFDLSHRTHYLNARQALRRLLEWGVVPIVNENDTTATDEITFGDNDFLAAQVAILVEADKLVLLTGVDGVYTADPRTTPDARIVREITDFESLEEQAAIGDSTSTLGSGGMRSKVVAAEMATAAGIPAAIVNGLREHALGAVLGGSADEGTHFPARDLGISSFKLWLRYAKPAHGTVVVDAGAARALRDGGTSLLPVGVVDVIGSFAAGDAVEVREAIATVHVAGAPSGGRLLGKGIANLSAAELRRVQGMQSPAAREVLPRAAEEAVHRDYFVLA, encoded by the coding sequence ATGGCCCGCTATGTGATCAAGCTCGGCTCCGGCATCACCGCGTCCGACGACGGCGCGCTGCGTGCCGACGTGCTCGCCGCGATCTGCGACGAGGTCGCCGCGCGGCGACGGGCGGGCGATGACGTGGTGGTGGTGTCTTCGGGCGCGATCGTCCGCGGCCTGGACACGATGGGGATCGCCGGGCGACCGAGCGCGATCGAGGACCTGCAGGCGGCGAGCGCGATCGGCCAGGGCCGGCTGTTCCGGTTCTACGACGAGCTGCTCGCGGCGCGCGGCACGACCGCCGCGCAGGTGCTGCTGACGTTCTTCGACCTCAGCCACCGGACCCACTACCTCAACGCGCGCCAGGCGCTGCGGCGGCTGCTGGAGTGGGGCGTGGTCCCGATCGTCAACGAGAACGACACGACCGCGACCGACGAGATCACCTTCGGCGACAACGACTTCCTCGCGGCGCAGGTCGCGATCCTCGTCGAGGCCGACAAGTTGGTGTTGTTGACCGGGGTCGACGGGGTCTACACCGCCGACCCGCGCACGACGCCGGACGCGCGGATCGTGCGCGAGATCACGGACTTCGAGTCGCTCGAGGAGCAGGCGGCGATCGGGGACTCCACCTCGACGCTGGGCTCCGGCGGCATGCGCTCGAAGGTCGTCGCGGCCGAGATGGCGACCGCGGCGGGGATCCCGGCGGCGATCGTCAACGGCCTGCGCGAGCACGCGCTCGGCGCGGTGCTGGGCGGCTCGGCCGACGAGGGCACGCACTTCCCGGCGCGCGACCTCGGGATCTCCTCGTTCAAGCTGTGGCTGCGCTACGCCAAGCCCGCGCACGGGACCGTCGTGGTCGACGCGGGCGCCGCACGCGCGCTGCGCGACGGCGGGACGTCGCTGCTGCCGGTCGGCGTTGTCGATGTGATTGGGTCGTTCGCCGCGGGCGACGCGGTCGAGGTGCGCGAGGCGATCGCGACGGTGCACGTTGCGGGCGCGCCGTCCGGCGGGCGCCTCCTGGGCAAGGGCATTGCCAATCTGAGCGCCGCCGAGCTGCGGCGCGTGCAGGGCATGCAGTCCCCGGCGGCGCGCGAAGTGCTCCCGCGCGCCGCCGAAGAGGCTGTGCACCGCGACTACTTCGTCCTGGCGTAA
- the obgE gene encoding GTPase ObgE yields the protein MLYDKARINVQAGGGGNGCMSFRREAHVPKGGPDGGDGGHGGHVVLLCDDSYRDLQSFKRKAHYKADRGRHGEGALRHGADGDELVVRVPPGTQVTVEETGDTHDLVIPGTRITVARGGSGGKGNKKFAGSTRQAPRFAEKGLAGQEFWLDLRLKLLADVGLVGLPNAGKSSLLSVMTRAAPKVANYPFTTLEPILGTLDGDDRQLVLADIPGLIEGAAGGAGLGHDFLAHVERTRLLVHVLDLAPLDGSDPETNFETIERELADYDERLSRLPRILALSKADLVSPEEAEITAELWRERFAAALPAREEWEEAPDVTPVLITSSATKLGLDELAAELLRRVPKVEEPVVAPGLEDEELEEHRTFRPRPARGRAGRDFQVEQVEEGLWRVEGESVDRLIARHDMENLDALAHVERRLHRMGVIRALEAHGFEPGDDVEIGGVVFELDPS from the coding sequence ATGCTGTACGACAAGGCGCGCATCAACGTCCAGGCGGGCGGCGGCGGCAACGGCTGCATGTCGTTCCGTCGCGAGGCGCACGTTCCCAAGGGCGGCCCGGACGGGGGCGACGGCGGGCACGGCGGCCACGTCGTGCTGCTCTGCGACGACTCCTACCGCGACCTGCAGTCGTTCAAGCGCAAGGCCCATTACAAGGCCGACCGCGGCCGCCACGGCGAGGGCGCGCTGCGCCACGGGGCCGACGGCGACGAGCTGGTCGTGCGCGTCCCGCCCGGGACCCAGGTCACGGTCGAGGAGACAGGCGACACGCACGACCTCGTCATCCCCGGCACGCGCATCACCGTCGCCCGCGGCGGCTCCGGCGGCAAGGGCAACAAGAAGTTCGCGGGCTCCACCCGCCAGGCGCCGCGCTTCGCCGAGAAGGGCCTCGCCGGCCAGGAGTTCTGGCTCGACCTGCGCCTCAAGCTGCTGGCCGACGTCGGCCTCGTCGGCCTGCCCAACGCGGGCAAGTCCTCGCTGCTGAGCGTGATGACGCGCGCCGCGCCGAAGGTCGCCAACTACCCGTTCACGACGCTGGAGCCGATCCTCGGCACGCTCGACGGCGACGACCGCCAGCTCGTCCTGGCCGACATCCCGGGCCTGATCGAGGGCGCCGCGGGCGGCGCCGGGCTGGGCCACGACTTCCTCGCCCACGTCGAGCGCACGCGCCTGCTCGTCCACGTCCTGGACCTCGCGCCGCTCGACGGCAGCGACCCGGAGACGAACTTCGAGACGATCGAGCGCGAGCTGGCCGACTACGACGAGCGCCTCTCGCGCCTGCCGCGGATCCTCGCGCTGTCGAAGGCCGACCTCGTCTCGCCCGAGGAGGCGGAGATCACCGCCGAGCTGTGGCGCGAGCGCTTCGCCGCCGCGCTGCCCGCGCGCGAGGAGTGGGAGGAGGCGCCGGACGTCACGCCGGTGCTGATCACCTCCAGCGCGACGAAGCTCGGCCTCGACGAGCTGGCCGCCGAGCTGCTGCGCCGCGTCCCGAAGGTCGAGGAGCCGGTCGTCGCGCCGGGCCTCGAGGACGAGGAGCTCGAGGAGCACCGCACGTTCCGCCCGCGCCCCGCGCGCGGCCGCGCCGGCAGGGACTTCCAGGTCGAGCAGGTCGAGGAGGGCCTGTGGCGCGTCGAGGGCGAGTCGGTCGACCGCCTGATCGCCCGCCACGACATGGAGAACCTCGACGCGCTCGCGCACGTCGAGCGGCGCCTGCACCGCATGGGCGTGATCCGCGCGCTGGAGGCGCATGGGTTCGAGCCAGGCGACGATGTGGAAATCGGCGGCGTCGTGTTCGAGCTCGATCCCTCGTAG
- a CDS encoding SDR family oxidoreductase translates to MDPVFLITGASTGIGAATARAAVDAGYRVVLGARSLDKLEALSAELGGPERALAVECDVTEWADNERLVRGALDAFGRLDVVYANAGFGAKRGWLEETPEHWKAMVLTNVLGAAYTVRAAIPALKESRGHVLLTGSVAGRRALPGSLYSATKWAVTAMGEAIRADLNDTGIRTTVIEPGMVDTPFFDDPGEGRLHPDDIARAVMYAVSQPPHVDVNEILVRPTAQPT, encoded by the coding sequence ATGGATCCTGTCTTCCTGATCACGGGCGCCAGCACGGGCATCGGCGCCGCAACGGCTCGGGCCGCGGTTGATGCGGGGTATCGCGTCGTGCTCGGCGCGCGCTCGCTGGACAAGCTGGAGGCGCTCTCGGCGGAGCTGGGCGGGCCGGAACGCGCGCTCGCGGTCGAGTGCGACGTGACCGAGTGGGCCGACAACGAGCGGCTCGTGCGCGGCGCTTTGGACGCCTTCGGTCGGCTCGACGTGGTCTACGCCAACGCCGGGTTCGGCGCCAAGCGTGGGTGGCTGGAGGAGACGCCGGAGCACTGGAAGGCGATGGTGCTGACCAACGTGCTCGGCGCCGCGTACACGGTCCGGGCGGCGATCCCGGCGCTGAAGGAGTCGCGCGGGCACGTGCTGCTGACGGGGTCGGTCGCGGGGCGGCGTGCGCTGCCGGGGTCGCTGTACAGCGCGACGAAGTGGGCGGTCACCGCGATGGGCGAGGCGATCCGGGCCGACCTCAACGACACGGGGATCCGGACGACGGTGATCGAGCCGGGGATGGTCGACACGCCGTTCTTCGACGACCCGGGCGAGGGCCGGCTGCACCCCGACGACATCGCGCGCGCCGTGATGTACGCGGTGTCGCAGCCGCCGCACGTGGACGTCAACGAGATCCTCGTGCGGCCGACGGCGCAGCCGACGTGA
- a CDS encoding NUDIX hydrolase produces the protein MIELRRAVRVLLVTPDERVLLLAAEDPDADGRTRFWFPPGGGIEEGEDPRAALAREVAEETGYALPGVGVDEVWHRCHRFRWGGVRIDQRERWFLARVPSAFAIDRSGWTPGEQADLRDARWFTLAELDACPDRLVPADLAARLRELLRDGPPDEPVDVGV, from the coding sequence GTGATCGAGCTGCGCCGCGCGGTGCGGGTGCTGCTCGTCACGCCCGACGAGCGGGTCCTGCTGCTGGCGGCGGAGGATCCGGACGCTGACGGTCGCACGCGCTTCTGGTTCCCGCCGGGCGGCGGGATCGAGGAGGGCGAGGACCCGCGCGCGGCGCTCGCGCGCGAGGTCGCCGAGGAGACCGGCTACGCGTTGCCAGGTGTAGGGGTCGACGAGGTCTGGCACCGCTGCCACCGGTTCCGCTGGGGCGGCGTGCGCATCGACCAGCGCGAGCGCTGGTTCCTGGCCCGCGTCCCGTCGGCGTTCGCGATCGACCGCTCCGGCTGGACGCCCGGCGAGCAGGCCGACCTGCGCGACGCCCGCTGGTTCACGCTCGCCGAGCTGGACGCCTGCCCCGACCGCCTGGTCCCGGCCGACCTGGCGGCCCGGTTGCGTGAGCTCCTGCGCGACGGGCCGCCGGACGAACCGGTCGACGTCGGGGTCTAG
- a CDS encoding TetR/AcrR family transcriptional regulator produces the protein MGHKDDLLDGAKRCLYEKGYARTTARDIVAASGTNLASIGYHYGSKENLLNAALMSATEDWAEAIGAAVDAAPQSADPYERFGAIFARILESFGAFRPLWSATFESLSQLDHADAVRAFFADVQGMAHREISRLWFGTPDEIEVTDPDHVRVGQLLQAMLIGLMGQMLVDPAQAPSGDDLAAALRTMFPPPPAAG, from the coding sequence ATGGGCCACAAGGACGACCTCCTGGACGGCGCCAAGCGCTGCCTCTACGAGAAGGGCTACGCCCGGACGACCGCGCGCGACATCGTCGCCGCGTCCGGGACCAACCTCGCCTCGATCGGCTACCACTACGGGTCCAAGGAGAACCTCCTCAACGCCGCGCTGATGAGCGCGACCGAGGACTGGGCCGAGGCGATCGGCGCCGCCGTGGACGCCGCGCCCCAGAGCGCCGACCCCTACGAGCGCTTCGGCGCGATCTTCGCCCGGATCCTCGAGTCCTTCGGCGCCTTCCGCCCGCTCTGGAGCGCGACCTTCGAGTCGCTCTCCCAGCTCGACCACGCCGACGCGGTCCGGGCGTTCTTCGCCGACGTCCAGGGCATGGCCCACCGCGAGATCAGCCGCCTCTGGTTCGGCACGCCCGACGAGATCGAGGTCACCGACCCCGACCACGTCCGCGTCGGCCAGCTGCTGCAGGCGATGCTGATCGGCCTCATGGGCCAGATGCTCGTCGACCCGGCGCAGGCGCCGAGCGGCGACGACCTCGCCGCCGCGCTGCGCACGATGTTCCCGCCGCCGCCCGCGGCGGGCTAG